From the Musa acuminata AAA Group cultivar baxijiao chromosome BXJ3-7, Cavendish_Baxijiao_AAA, whole genome shotgun sequence genome, one window contains:
- the LOC103990462 gene encoding zinc finger CCCH domain-containing protein 31 — translation MEAARKRGRPEVANGGGAGSKRLRETDSFQSGIGSKSKPCTKFFSTAGCPFGEGCHFLHYVPGGLQAVAQMTNLGNPALGPPSRNPVAHPAIHDGAPVPPVKTRICNKYNTAEGCKFGEKCHFAHGERELGKPILSSLDGPMAPSMGGRLGGRFELPPPAGVDAAAASFGASATAKISVDASLAGAIIGKGGVNTKQICRMTGAKLSIRDHESDPNLRNIELEGSFDQIKQASAMVRELIVNISASTGIAARNPAPAASAGPGSNYKTKLCENFGKGACTFGDRCHFAHGASELRKSAA, via the exons ATGGAAGCCGCTCGCAAGAGAGGGAGGCCGGAGGTGGCTAATGGGGGCGGCGCTGGCTCGAAGCGGCTCAGAG AAAcggactctttccaatctggtataGGAAGCAAATCGAAGCCATGCACCAAGTTTTTCAG CACTGCTGGTTGCCCATTTGGAGAGGGTTGCCATTTTCTCCACTATGTTCCTGGTGGCCTTCAGGCTGTTGCACAGATGACCAACTTAGGGAATCCAGCACTTGGACCTCCATCGAGGAATCCAGTGGCTCATCCTGCCATTCATGATGGTGCTCCTGTACCTCCCGTGAAGACCCGTATATGCAACAAGTACAACACAGCTGAAGGCTGCAAATTTGGAGAGAAATGTCATTTTGCTCATGGCGAGCGGGAGCTCGGCAAGCCCATCTTATCTTCTTTGGATGGTCCAATGGCACCGTCAATGGGGGGACGACTGGGAGGCCGATTTGAGCTGCCTCCCCCTGCAGGTGTGGATGCAGCTGCTGCTAGCTTTGGAGCCTCTGCCACCGCAAAGATTAGTGTGGATGCATCCCTTGCAGGCGCTATAATTGGTAAAGGTGGGGTTAACACGAAGCAGATTTGCCGAATGACTGGTGCAAAGCTGTCCATCCGAGATCACGAGTCAGACCCGAATCTGAGGAACATTGAACTGGAGGGATCTTTTGACCAGATCAAGCAGGCTAGTGCAATGGTTAGAGAACTAATTGTTAATATTAGTGCCAGCACTGGAATAGCAGCCAGGAATCcagctcctgcagcatcggctggcCCTGGAAGCAACTATAAAACCAAGTTGTGTGAGAACTTTGGCAAAGGAGCATGCACTTTTGGTGATCGTTGCCACTTCGCTCATGGGGCAAGTGAGCTTCGCAAGTCTGCTGCATGA
- the LOC103990463 gene encoding protein EMSY-LIKE 3 isoform X2 produces MEFDPSDSSGTDDDLPPPHQNRGIRGGQVTGNGRATIGAIPYARMQNDMETQIHRLEQEAYSSVLRAFKAQSDAITWEKESLITELRKELRVSDEEHRELLSRVNADDIIRRIREWRQAGGLQSGMFNNVQPDVPVPSPTISASRKRQRTSQPVPSLSLDAPSPGLQSQPVVAPMQPSSSAAKRGTATAAKGKKPKSAQTLPGVSSMKSMQYPSAGPSGRSQVASRNSSGAPMIDPAKKTPYDPLIGRKVMTRWPEDNNFYEAVITDYNPVEGLHALVYDIDTKDETWEWVNLKDISPDDIRWEGGDPGISHRPGQGGVKRSTGRGGGIPGAGRGRGTMKNQAKKQFPPSQNGIGKKRAGDIEILHTETLIKEVEKVFGASHPDPLEIEKAKKLLKEHEQSLIDAIAMLADASDGESEGEHQFPHQQSMGWGNRRQYGGNQQADKYRGDDVTAGGGREGSDGDRLVGHGDDDDT; encoded by the exons ATGGAGTTTGATCCTTCCGATAGCAGTG GAACTGATGATGATCTTCCTCCGCCGCATCAGAATAGGGGTATAAGAGGAGGACAAGTGACTGGTAATGGAAGAGCAACTATTGGCGCCATTCCGTATGCTAGAATGCAGAATGATATGGAAACCCAAATACATCGACTTGAGCAAGAGGCATACAGTTCTGTTCTTCGAGCATTTAAGGCTCAGTCTGATGCCATTACTTGG GAGAAAGAAAGTTTAATAACCGAACTCAGAAAGGAGCTCAGAGTGTCGGATGAGGAACATAGAGAACTATTAAGCAGGGTTAATGCCGATGACATTATTCGAAGAATAAG GGAATGGAGGCAAGCAGGTGGGCTCCAATCTGGGATGTTTAATAATGTTCAACCAGATGTACCTGTACCAAGTCCCACCATCTCAGCCTCTCGAAAGAGGCAAAGAACATCTCAGCCTGTACCTTCGTTGTCCTTGGATGCACCATCTCCTGGTCTGCAATCACAGCCTGTTGTGGCTCCCATGCAGCCATCATCATCAGCTGCGAAAAGGGGAACTGCAACAGCAGCCAAGGGAAAAAAACCTAAATCA GCTCAGACGTTGCCTGGTGTATCTTCGATGAAGTCTATGCAGTATCCTTCTGCAGGTCCTAGTGGAAGAAGCCAAGTGGCAAGTAGGAATTCTTCAGGTGCTCCTATGATTGATCCAGCCAAAAAGACACCATATGATCCGCTAATTGGGCGAAAGGTCATGACTAGGTGGCCTGAAGATAATAACTTTTATGAAGCTGTTATTACTGATTATAATCCAGTTGAA GGTCTTCATGCTCTGGTTTATGATATTGACACGAAAGATGAGACATGGGAATGGGTCAATTTGAAGGAT ATTTCCCCAGATGATATACGATGGGAGGGCGGGGACCCGGGTATCAGTCATCGGCCTGGCCAGGGTGGGGTTAAAAGGTCAACAGGCCGTGGTGGTGGCATTCCAGGAGCAGGAAGGGGAAGAGGAACCATGAAGAATCAGGCTAAGAAACAGTTTCCTCCTTCCCAAAATGGCATCGGCAAGAAGCGTGCCGGTGACATCGAGATCCTTCACACCGAGACACTTATAAAGGAA GTGGAGAAGGTTTTCGGTGCGAGCCATCCTGACCCGCTCGAGATCGAGAAGGCCAAGAAGTTGTTGAAA GAGCATGAACAATCACTGATTGATGCTATTGCAATGCTTGCTGATGCATCTGATGGTGAGAGTG AGGGCGAGCACCAATTCCCGCACCAGCAATCCATGGGATGGGGAAACCGGCGGCAGTACGGTGGGAACCAGCAAGCAGATAAGTACCGTGGCGATGACGTGACTGCCGGTGGAGGTAGAGAAGGTTCTGATGGCGACCGTTTGGTTGGACATGGTGACGATGATGACACATAG
- the LOC103990463 gene encoding protein EMSY-LIKE 3 isoform X4: MEFDPSDSSGTDDDLPPPHQNRGIRGGQVTGNGRATIGAIPYARMQNDMETQIHRLEQEAYSSVLRAFKAQSDAITWEKESLITELRKELRVSDEEHRELLSRVNADDIIRRIREWRQAGGLQSGMFNNVQPDVPVPSPTISASRKRQRTSQPVPSLSLDAPSPGLQSQPVVAPMQPSSSAAKRGTATAAKGKKPKSAQTLPGVSSMKSMQYPSAGPSGRSQVASRNSSGAPMIDPAKKTPYDPLIGRKVMTRWPEDNNFYEAVITDYNPVEGLHALVYDIDTKDETWEWVNLKDISPDDIRWEGGDPGISHRPGQGGVKRSTGRGGGIPGAGRGRGTMKNQAKKQFPPSQNGIGKKRAGDIEILHTETLIKEVEKVFGASHPDPLEIEKAKKLLKEHEQSLIDAIAMLADASDEGEHQFPHQQSMGWGNRRQYGGNQQADKYRGDDVTAGGGREGSDGDRLVGHGDDDDT; the protein is encoded by the exons ATGGAGTTTGATCCTTCCGATAGCAGTG GAACTGATGATGATCTTCCTCCGCCGCATCAGAATAGGGGTATAAGAGGAGGACAAGTGACTGGTAATGGAAGAGCAACTATTGGCGCCATTCCGTATGCTAGAATGCAGAATGATATGGAAACCCAAATACATCGACTTGAGCAAGAGGCATACAGTTCTGTTCTTCGAGCATTTAAGGCTCAGTCTGATGCCATTACTTGG GAGAAAGAAAGTTTAATAACCGAACTCAGAAAGGAGCTCAGAGTGTCGGATGAGGAACATAGAGAACTATTAAGCAGGGTTAATGCCGATGACATTATTCGAAGAATAAG GGAATGGAGGCAAGCAGGTGGGCTCCAATCTGGGATGTTTAATAATGTTCAACCAGATGTACCTGTACCAAGTCCCACCATCTCAGCCTCTCGAAAGAGGCAAAGAACATCTCAGCCTGTACCTTCGTTGTCCTTGGATGCACCATCTCCTGGTCTGCAATCACAGCCTGTTGTGGCTCCCATGCAGCCATCATCATCAGCTGCGAAAAGGGGAACTGCAACAGCAGCCAAGGGAAAAAAACCTAAATCA GCTCAGACGTTGCCTGGTGTATCTTCGATGAAGTCTATGCAGTATCCTTCTGCAGGTCCTAGTGGAAGAAGCCAAGTGGCAAGTAGGAATTCTTCAGGTGCTCCTATGATTGATCCAGCCAAAAAGACACCATATGATCCGCTAATTGGGCGAAAGGTCATGACTAGGTGGCCTGAAGATAATAACTTTTATGAAGCTGTTATTACTGATTATAATCCAGTTGAA GGTCTTCATGCTCTGGTTTATGATATTGACACGAAAGATGAGACATGGGAATGGGTCAATTTGAAGGAT ATTTCCCCAGATGATATACGATGGGAGGGCGGGGACCCGGGTATCAGTCATCGGCCTGGCCAGGGTGGGGTTAAAAGGTCAACAGGCCGTGGTGGTGGCATTCCAGGAGCAGGAAGGGGAAGAGGAACCATGAAGAATCAGGCTAAGAAACAGTTTCCTCCTTCCCAAAATGGCATCGGCAAGAAGCGTGCCGGTGACATCGAGATCCTTCACACCGAGACACTTATAAAGGAA GTGGAGAAGGTTTTCGGTGCGAGCCATCCTGACCCGCTCGAGATCGAGAAGGCCAAGAAGTTGTTGAAA GAGCATGAACAATCACTGATTGATGCTATTGCAATGCTTGCTGATGCATCTGATG AGGGCGAGCACCAATTCCCGCACCAGCAATCCATGGGATGGGGAAACCGGCGGCAGTACGGTGGGAACCAGCAAGCAGATAAGTACCGTGGCGATGACGTGACTGCCGGTGGAGGTAGAGAAGGTTCTGATGGCGACCGTTTGGTTGGACATGGTGACGATGATGACACATAG
- the LOC135643743 gene encoding uncharacterized protein LOC135643743 encodes MSQAVKDRPASLTSSKDSHVISKLKRKIRIVHIVTPEIIKTDVDNFRELVQRLTGKAATGTGSKKQATPVAAIGAQEDVKEELVEEEDGGEWWKEGVSGGPLGDTGLIFQDLIDFPLLSHE; translated from the coding sequence ATGAGCCAAGCCGTTAAAGATCGGCCAGCTTCGTTGACATCGAGCAAGGATTCGCATGTGATATCGAAGCTGAAACGCAAGATCAGAATCGTGCACATAGTCACGCCGGAGATCATAAAGACCGACGTCGACAACTTCCGGGAGCTGGTGCAACGACTCACGGGGAAGGCCGCCACGGGAACAGGCAGCAAGAAGCAGGCTACACCGGTGGCCGCGATCGGTGCACAGGAGGATGTCAAGGAAGAACTCGTGGAGGAGGAAGACGGCGGCGAGTGGTGGAAGGAGGGCGTCTCCGGAGGACCCTTGGGAGACACGGGTTTGATCTTCCAGGACTTGATCGATTTCCCGTTGCTTTCACATGAATGA
- the LOC103990463 gene encoding protein EMSY-LIKE 3 isoform X3: MEFDPSDSSGTDDDLPPPHQNRGIRGGQVTGNGRATIGAIPYARMQNDMETQIHRLEQEAYSSVLRAFKAQSDAITWEKESLITELRKELRVSDEEHRELLSRVNADDIIRRIREWRQAGGLQSGMFNNVQPDVPVPSPTISASRKRQRTSQPVPSLSLDAPSPGLQSQPVVAPMQPSSSAAKRGTATAAKGKKPKSAQTLPGVSSMKSMQYPSAGPSGRSQVASRNSSGAPMIDPAKKTPYDPLIGRKVMTRWPEDNNFYEAVITDYNPVEGLHALVYDIDTKDETWEWVNLKDISPDDIRWEGGDPGISHRPGQGGVKRSTGRGGGIPGAGRGRGTMKNQAKKQFPPSQNGIGKKRAGDIEILHTETLIKEVEKVFGASHPDPLEIEKAKKLLKEHEQSLIDAIAMLADASDEEGEHQFPHQQSMGWGNRRQYGGNQQADKYRGDDVTAGGGREGSDGDRLVGHGDDDDT; this comes from the exons ATGGAGTTTGATCCTTCCGATAGCAGTG GAACTGATGATGATCTTCCTCCGCCGCATCAGAATAGGGGTATAAGAGGAGGACAAGTGACTGGTAATGGAAGAGCAACTATTGGCGCCATTCCGTATGCTAGAATGCAGAATGATATGGAAACCCAAATACATCGACTTGAGCAAGAGGCATACAGTTCTGTTCTTCGAGCATTTAAGGCTCAGTCTGATGCCATTACTTGG GAGAAAGAAAGTTTAATAACCGAACTCAGAAAGGAGCTCAGAGTGTCGGATGAGGAACATAGAGAACTATTAAGCAGGGTTAATGCCGATGACATTATTCGAAGAATAAG GGAATGGAGGCAAGCAGGTGGGCTCCAATCTGGGATGTTTAATAATGTTCAACCAGATGTACCTGTACCAAGTCCCACCATCTCAGCCTCTCGAAAGAGGCAAAGAACATCTCAGCCTGTACCTTCGTTGTCCTTGGATGCACCATCTCCTGGTCTGCAATCACAGCCTGTTGTGGCTCCCATGCAGCCATCATCATCAGCTGCGAAAAGGGGAACTGCAACAGCAGCCAAGGGAAAAAAACCTAAATCA GCTCAGACGTTGCCTGGTGTATCTTCGATGAAGTCTATGCAGTATCCTTCTGCAGGTCCTAGTGGAAGAAGCCAAGTGGCAAGTAGGAATTCTTCAGGTGCTCCTATGATTGATCCAGCCAAAAAGACACCATATGATCCGCTAATTGGGCGAAAGGTCATGACTAGGTGGCCTGAAGATAATAACTTTTATGAAGCTGTTATTACTGATTATAATCCAGTTGAA GGTCTTCATGCTCTGGTTTATGATATTGACACGAAAGATGAGACATGGGAATGGGTCAATTTGAAGGAT ATTTCCCCAGATGATATACGATGGGAGGGCGGGGACCCGGGTATCAGTCATCGGCCTGGCCAGGGTGGGGTTAAAAGGTCAACAGGCCGTGGTGGTGGCATTCCAGGAGCAGGAAGGGGAAGAGGAACCATGAAGAATCAGGCTAAGAAACAGTTTCCTCCTTCCCAAAATGGCATCGGCAAGAAGCGTGCCGGTGACATCGAGATCCTTCACACCGAGACACTTATAAAGGAA GTGGAGAAGGTTTTCGGTGCGAGCCATCCTGACCCGCTCGAGATCGAGAAGGCCAAGAAGTTGTTGAAA GAGCATGAACAATCACTGATTGATGCTATTGCAATGCTTGCTGATGCATCTGATG AAGAGGGCGAGCACCAATTCCCGCACCAGCAATCCATGGGATGGGGAAACCGGCGGCAGTACGGTGGGAACCAGCAAGCAGATAAGTACCGTGGCGATGACGTGACTGCCGGTGGAGGTAGAGAAGGTTCTGATGGCGACCGTTTGGTTGGACATGGTGACGATGATGACACATAG
- the LOC103990463 gene encoding protein EMSY-LIKE 3 isoform X1 — MEFDPSDSSGTDDDLPPPHQNRGIRGGQVTGNGRATIGAIPYARMQNDMETQIHRLEQEAYSSVLRAFKAQSDAITWEKESLITELRKELRVSDEEHRELLSRVNADDIIRRIREWRQAGGLQSGMFNNVQPDVPVPSPTISASRKRQRTSQPVPSLSLDAPSPGLQSQPVVAPMQPSSSAAKRGTATAAKGKKPKSAQTLPGVSSMKSMQYPSAGPSGRSQVASRNSSGAPMIDPAKKTPYDPLIGRKVMTRWPEDNNFYEAVITDYNPVEGLHALVYDIDTKDETWEWVNLKDISPDDIRWEGGDPGISHRPGQGGVKRSTGRGGGIPGAGRGRGTMKNQAKKQFPPSQNGIGKKRAGDIEILHTETLIKEVEKVFGASHPDPLEIEKAKKLLKEHEQSLIDAIAMLADASDGESEEGEHQFPHQQSMGWGNRRQYGGNQQADKYRGDDVTAGGGREGSDGDRLVGHGDDDDT; from the exons ATGGAGTTTGATCCTTCCGATAGCAGTG GAACTGATGATGATCTTCCTCCGCCGCATCAGAATAGGGGTATAAGAGGAGGACAAGTGACTGGTAATGGAAGAGCAACTATTGGCGCCATTCCGTATGCTAGAATGCAGAATGATATGGAAACCCAAATACATCGACTTGAGCAAGAGGCATACAGTTCTGTTCTTCGAGCATTTAAGGCTCAGTCTGATGCCATTACTTGG GAGAAAGAAAGTTTAATAACCGAACTCAGAAAGGAGCTCAGAGTGTCGGATGAGGAACATAGAGAACTATTAAGCAGGGTTAATGCCGATGACATTATTCGAAGAATAAG GGAATGGAGGCAAGCAGGTGGGCTCCAATCTGGGATGTTTAATAATGTTCAACCAGATGTACCTGTACCAAGTCCCACCATCTCAGCCTCTCGAAAGAGGCAAAGAACATCTCAGCCTGTACCTTCGTTGTCCTTGGATGCACCATCTCCTGGTCTGCAATCACAGCCTGTTGTGGCTCCCATGCAGCCATCATCATCAGCTGCGAAAAGGGGAACTGCAACAGCAGCCAAGGGAAAAAAACCTAAATCA GCTCAGACGTTGCCTGGTGTATCTTCGATGAAGTCTATGCAGTATCCTTCTGCAGGTCCTAGTGGAAGAAGCCAAGTGGCAAGTAGGAATTCTTCAGGTGCTCCTATGATTGATCCAGCCAAAAAGACACCATATGATCCGCTAATTGGGCGAAAGGTCATGACTAGGTGGCCTGAAGATAATAACTTTTATGAAGCTGTTATTACTGATTATAATCCAGTTGAA GGTCTTCATGCTCTGGTTTATGATATTGACACGAAAGATGAGACATGGGAATGGGTCAATTTGAAGGAT ATTTCCCCAGATGATATACGATGGGAGGGCGGGGACCCGGGTATCAGTCATCGGCCTGGCCAGGGTGGGGTTAAAAGGTCAACAGGCCGTGGTGGTGGCATTCCAGGAGCAGGAAGGGGAAGAGGAACCATGAAGAATCAGGCTAAGAAACAGTTTCCTCCTTCCCAAAATGGCATCGGCAAGAAGCGTGCCGGTGACATCGAGATCCTTCACACCGAGACACTTATAAAGGAA GTGGAGAAGGTTTTCGGTGCGAGCCATCCTGACCCGCTCGAGATCGAGAAGGCCAAGAAGTTGTTGAAA GAGCATGAACAATCACTGATTGATGCTATTGCAATGCTTGCTGATGCATCTGATGGTGAGAGTG AAGAGGGCGAGCACCAATTCCCGCACCAGCAATCCATGGGATGGGGAAACCGGCGGCAGTACGGTGGGAACCAGCAAGCAGATAAGTACCGTGGCGATGACGTGACTGCCGGTGGAGGTAGAGAAGGTTCTGATGGCGACCGTTTGGTTGGACATGGTGACGATGATGACACATAG